The following are encoded together in the Syngnathus typhle isolate RoL2023-S1 ecotype Sweden linkage group LG5, RoL_Styp_1.0, whole genome shotgun sequence genome:
- the lhx2b gene encoding LIM/homeobox protein Lhx2b — MDILAFRSEENSFSILPSAATMLFHGLPGGDVHGVVEEMDRRGKSESAAISSAIDMGESETAIPCLTTERVALCAGCGRKIADRYYLLAVDKQWHMRCLKCCECKLNLESELTCFSKDGSIYCKEDYYRRFSVQRCARCHLGISASEMVMRARDLVYHLNCFTCTTCSKMLTTGDHFGMKDSLVYCRLHFETLIQGDYQTHFNHADVVPHKSLGPANTLGLSYFNGVGTVQKGRPRKRKSPGPGAELAAYNAALSCNENDSESMDRDSQYSSSQKTKRMRTSFKHHQLRTMKSYFAINHNPDAKDLKQLAQKTGLTKRVLQVWFQNARAKFRRNLLRQESTGADKTSDGSTLPGGTPSGPASEISNASMSPSSTPTTLTDLTNPTMPTVTSVLASVAGGMDVHECRSPSQTTLTSLF; from the exons ATGGACATCTTGGCTTTTAGATCCGAAGAGAATAGTTTTAGTATTCTCCCATCGGCGGCAACAATGCTTTTCCATGGCCTCCCCGGAGGCGACGTGCACGGCGTGGTGGAAGAAATGGACCGGAGAGGGAAGAGCGAGTCAGCGGCCATCAGCTCAGCTATCGATATGGGCGAGTCGGAGACG GCCATCCCGTGCCTGACAACAGAGCGCGTGGCCCTGTGCGCAGGCTGCGGAAGGAAGATCGCTGACCGCTACTACCTGCTGGCTGTCGACAAGCAGTGGCATATGCGCTGCCTCAAGTGTTGCGAGTGCAAACTCAACCTGGAGTCGGAACTCACCTGCTTCAGCAAGGACGGCAGCATCTACTGTAAGGAGGATTATTACAG AAGATTTTCGGTGCAGAGATGCGCTCGTTGTCATCTCGGCATCTCTGCCTCGGAGATGGTGATGCGCGCCCGGGATCTGGTCTACCACCTCAACTGCTTCACATGCACTACCTGCAGCAAGATGCTCACCACCGGGGACCACTTTGGCATGAAGGACAGTCTGGTGTACTGTCGGCTGCACTTCGAGACTCTCATCCAGGGAGACTATCAGACACATTTTAATCACGCGGATGTGGTGCCACATAAGAGCCTGGGCCCGGCCAACACGCTCGGACTATCCTACTTCAACGGAGTGGGGACAGTGCAGAAAGGCCGGCCAAGGAAAAGGAAGAGCCCTGGACCCGGAGCAGAGCTGGCAGCATATAACGCAG CGTTGAGCTGCAATGAGAATGACAGTGAGTCAATGGACAGGGATTCCCAGTATAGCTCCAGTCAGAAAACCAAGCGCATGAGGACATCCTTCAAACACCACCAGTTGAGAACCATGAAGTCCTACTTTGCCATCAACCATAATCCAGACGCCAAGGACCTCAAGCAGCTCGCCCAGAAGACAGGCCTCACTAAGCGGGTCTTACAG GTCTGGTTCCAGAACGCTCGGGCCAAATTCAGGAGGAACCTTCTGCGACAAGAAAGCACCGGTGCAGACAAGACCTCCGACGGCTCCACACTGCCGGGAGGCACGCCGTCAGGACCGGCCTCTGAAATCTCAAATGCTTCCATGAGCCCCTCCAGCACCCCCACCACCCTGACAGACTTGACCAACCCCACTATGCCGACAGTTACCTCTGTGCTTGCCTCAGTCGCAGGCGGCATGGACGTTCACGAGTGTAGGAGCCCGTCACAGACCACACTGACTAGCCTTTTCTGA